Within Harpia harpyja isolate bHarHar1 chromosome 4, bHarHar1 primary haplotype, whole genome shotgun sequence, the genomic segment GAacagactgaagaggaaaatCAGCTGTAATTGCAgtagactaattttttttttattattagttttaaCTCCTTGATCTAGAGGTATTGATTCAGTAAAAGGAGACATATATTCCTGCATCTTTGCAGGTATGGAAGAACTACTTTCTCAAAAGTGGTGGAGAGAGAGGgctttcccattttatttattcattccatTCAGCTGCAGACAAAAGTGAAAAGACAGTCACCATTACAAGGTGCCTACAGGTTCTTTTTAATTCAGGGGAATGGCTAGAACATATACCAAAAACAAGATATGTTTTGAGACATGTAATTAAGTTGGGATAGTTCTGAAATAAGAGTTTTGtatgaaaaaagtaaattattgaaacataagaaaaaatacttttcataCTTCAGCATGTGGGTTTTTGTGCTCTTTTTATCCTGGAACATCCTACTGcgcagagtaatttaaaaaacaaaagccaaaactcCTGTATAAATATACTCAAGTGACTGGCTTAAAGGAGGATAAAGTGCACAGATTGCCTCAAGGTCTGCTAATATTCTTCTCAtttatgaaaaagcaaagaatttggGATTTAAAGCTCCAACTAGAGAAAAGCAGCATGATAAAAAGTAGAAACATGGTTAAGTACAATACTTATTTGTCCTTTACTGTACAGGCTggtagagaaaataaaaaatagtcaAATAAAAGATTACAGGCCAAGCTTTGTTTTTGTATATTTACACATATGTATAAAGTATAAACAGCATCTTGAAacttacaaaaatgaaatttctgcacTATTGTGCactaaaacacattaaaataattctgctttaaataaagcaaaaatgaaaaccaaagaaataaaatgcccAAGGTATTGAAAAATTCATTTAGCAATGCTACTTTCCATTGTAATCGCCTCTGCCACTCACTAGCACCTTTTCCATGTCACTTAAAATACTAATGAGgccatccttcccttcccctccccaagaACACTACATCATCTTAACTGCTTGAATGGGATTGAACTAATTTACAGACCTTGGCCAACTTAATCTATTTTTGATccacaataaattaaaataacttaACAATCCTTTACAGctgtttttgtggaaaaaatgtaTTAGTGCACAAAATTGGATAGTAGTTTTCCTGCAGCCTCCATGAATgtactgttttgctttaaaactaaATTTGTTGAATTTTATGTGGACttcaaatgaatattttaaatatagtgCTTACAAAGCTAGGATTTCCCATGCCTTTCCACAGCTTCATAAAAGCAGTCCTCATTAACTACAGATGTCAAACTCTGGACACTAAATTCTCTCTCTAAAATAGAGTTCAGATCTAGGTTTGCAGCATCACAGTGACTGTCAAGGGACTGGTGACGTTCTTGCATTGCCATTAAAGTTCCTCTGTTACGCTTTGTACTGTTTAGTTTTCTCTTCACTGGGCAGAAATGGCCACGCACCAGCTTTGGATGCTCTCCTGTCTCGAAGCCATCTCCTTCCTCATTTTCAGCAGCCCGATCCCATTCAGAGTCAGTACTTGGTTCCTCTGAAATCTTCAGCCGTTTGAACTGTATTTCAATGTCTTTCGTAGGGCTGCCCTTCTTTAGGCTCCGatagtcatcatcatcatcatcatcactgagAATATCAGATTCTTTGACAAGAACATTAGAAAAGTCGGATGCACAGCTCTGTACATGTTTATCAGAAGATGAATTTTGGGGCTCCTGTATGCTGTCAGTAgtgtggcagctgctgctctgggtACTGCTGCTCAGACTGCATTCATCAGAGTCCTGGAAGGTGCCTTTCCCTGGGTCACCATTCCACTCGCTACTAGATGAATTCTTCAGTACCTTCAGGGACCTCGTGGAAGctgtgcagaggaaaaaaggtggttttattttttcagcaaaacatcAGCTGGTTATACGATCTGTCTCAATAGCCCACTTACTTATAATTACAGTGTACATAGTCTCATTTGATAATCATCCCAAGTCAGATGTATCAGCATTGTGATACCAACAGTGCAATCCCATGTCAAGAGTTTTCATTCCACCAACCCCAGGGCTATATGCTTGCCTTCATGTGTAATATATACAAAATCCTCCAAAAATTGTAGTAATGATTTACACAcatctgcaggaaagcaaggCTGATTCAGGCACCTCAAACACTGGAGGGCCAGGTCAGGTTGTAGGGGGGAATTGAACTGTCCCAGTTCCTGTGATGTTAAGGGGATTTTACAGACAACTGATCAGATAGAGAATTTGAAATACTAGTAGCTACTCATTTAACTAAAATGTCTGAAGCCTGTACTTAATTAGGGTATCTGCTGGGATGCAGATTTAGTGCACTGAAAGAAGCAAGACCCCTGCCTTTTGCCAGCTGTTTTAGCTTTAAATGTTATTAGGGCTGAGTTACTAAAGGGAACCCAGAGGAAAGAGTACAAACACTGCATGCCAAAGGGAGTCTGCTTCTTTCCAGCAAAATTAATTTGGGCCTTATTAAGTCTTCCCTTAAGAGAGCTAATGACACATCACTGGCAGGGAGGGGATGGCAAGCTTGCTTATCTCCTCTAGCCCCTGTCACGTATTTAGTTGTGCAGAAACTCTACcaccttcctgaaaaaaaatgggatttgTGGGTCTGGCACATGACACACTACAGTCATGGTAATTGCGAACCTTCTGCCAGTGCTGGAGTCCAGactccatttttcactttgagAACGTGTTTCTTACCCAATTTGGCTGTTGCAGGTACACGGTTCTTGAGGGGGACAAAGCGATCTTTACATGTTTTCTCCAGCGGTAGCTCACATTTTATGTGACGTCTGAAATTCTCCCGCAAAATAGAACGGATCACCTTCACGATGTTAGTCTTGTTCTCACAGTCACTGcaagtttaagaaaacagataaCCTAATTTTCCCCACTGAGGTAAGACACTATTGGGATAAAATCTGCCTGCCTCCTTTCTGCTGATGTGCTTTAacgcagtgggtttttttcagtagcttgCTTTAGTAGTGGTTTTGCAGCTAACATCTTTATGTCTTGTTAGGCATTTCACACGCTCTGTGTTTTGAGATCTTGGTTACTTCCCTTTAGAAAAACAGCCTGAAAGGTAACTTCTGTACCAAGGGATCACCCCTTAAGTGGTCTTTATCACAAAGTAATTTCTGCTAACCAGCTGAGACTCTGATAAAATCAGTTACTTTACCCATATCGTACAGGAACTTATGATCATATGTCTATGCAGATTTCTGATGTTGGATCACTGTGCCAAATTCACTCCGGTTTCAAATTGTTATACTTTATGCAGTTAAACACTGGCATAGTGCCTGGATTCAAAGAGTGAGACCACATTAGAAGTGCTGACGCAAAGGTCACGCAggggaaaaatcttttctttttttaattccattaatGTGATTTGTCAAATACAACCTCCATGTAAAGCTTACCTGCTGCACAACTGAAAAATTGTTTCTGGCCTGCCTTCTAGTTCTGACTTTGTGTGAATCAGCTCCCAGATACAGCTGTTCTCTGTTCCTGTGCATGGAAGGAAACTTCATTTTTGTATACACTTCACAAAACCTTCGGCATTAGAAAGACCAGTGGAGAACTCCTCCGCTCCTGAAGGCAGTGTTAACATAGCCATGGGTGGGTCCACAGAAGATCTCACCCAAGACAGAACTCAAAGGAAAGTCCCCTGAACAATCCTGTTGCAGCAGCCTAGTGCTGCCTTTGCTAACTTCTCTCTTGGAGAGTTCCTTTCCCCCATTCTTACTGCTTCTCACTGCCTTCCAGCCTTAAAAGGCGTTCTCCCAGGTGCGCAAAGCATTTATTTGCTCTGAACACCTAGTAACACTTTACAGAAGATACAGAACTGGATAGGATCATAAAGATCAactcaaagggaaaataaaaacacagcccTCTACTACCACAAATTACACAGTCAACTTTCCCACATTTGGAAAAATACAAGGGTCAGCACACACACAGCATAAGGGCGTCACCAGGACGTCAACCATGGTGAATCACCTTCCTGTTCATGGTATCTTTTCATTGGGGATTTCCATTCTGTCATTCCTTCACATCGTGTTGTATCTTCCTGAACTCATGGAATAAGCCAACATACCAAATAAAGTCTGTTAATATCTCAAGCCTGTACCCCTGAGTGTAGAGACAACAGTAGATACTATTTTCTCCACACCTGCCTGTTTCCATAGGCTCCACAAAGACATGTCGAAGAAGCAGTATTACAAAATCCCAGAAAAGCATTCAATCCTAAAGTATTCAGTGCAAGGGAATTACCTGCTGTGTTCCCCAGTCGAACTTGAAGAGCAGATAAAGGAATCAGCCAACGAAATTTAAACGGATCCAAGTCACCATAAGTATGTGCAGCACGAACATTAGTAGgctgcaaaaagaaaaccaagaaggaTATTTCTAAGAAGTAAAAGTAAAACACGTTGGAGTTTTTTGTGTTACTCTTAAAAGACCTGCCTCTGAAGAGAAACTAAATTCATTAGACTCTTTCCTTCAGTACCCTACTATGTGCTTGTAAACGTAATTGAAATGGTGATAGACACAACCTTTGGAATTTCAACTTTTGAAAGCACTTGTTTTTAAtggataaaaataatactttgcatATAAGTACTACTAGGGAACAAGTTTCCCATGAAGGAACCCGCTGATTAGCAGACTACATTAATGATGTAGGTGCTGCTGCTACTTTTAGTGCCCCTCCATCTGTTACGATAAGCAAGCATGGTGCAGTACTTCACCACTGGTACTCAGGATATACAACTTGCTACTTGACTTCAGCATTCCAGTTTTGTAAATGGGGACAGAGGAGGTTATGTTTATAAtgccccttttcctttccttccagggTGATCAAGGGTCTATAAACACAGGTCTTTAACCTACACACTACATTAAGGTAAGCCATCGAAAATGCCATCTGGAAGAATTAATGATTCTTACATAGCAATGTTTCATATTCCACCTGATGGAACTAACATGGGGCTCACATAGAGAAGATGGTGCTGCTTACtaagtaacaaaagaaaaattatggcTACACAGATACTGAGCACTTGTTTTAGCTGTGACAGCTAGAATTCCAGTCTAGTGAGGGAAGGTGGCATTTCACCGCAGTCACTCCCCCTTCAATACCGGTATTGTCCATCTCACACTGCAGTAGGATCCTGTGCATGAACACCCACCACGTCCACTGATACCAGacttaccattttctttttcagtttgtagTTCTCCTTATACACCAGTATTACAGCCctcttaaaaactaaaaaagaaagaaaaaaaaggaaaactgttaatTAAGGTGTACTATTCAATGAAAATATTATCCTGGAGAAGCTGATTATTGTAGTCATGTGAATGTGAAGGATGAGATAAGCAAACTGATTGAACAGCACCTGCCCTGTATTAGGATGACAACTGGGTTTTTCATCCTATTCTTTTTCATGCAATGgcagtattttttcctcagattttGTTCTGAACATTTAGGATTAAGCCATTCTACACATTTATTCTGAAACTAGCTACAACCTGCTCCTTTAAGTCTTCACATAAACAAATACAGCAGACATAGGTTAGATGTAAaggttcagattttctttttgtaatcagTGGACATTTTCAAGTGCAGTGAAGGGCCTATAGCAAGAGAGTGCTGTGAAAAAGGACGCAAAGTCTGTTCTTCCTGCAGTTCAGCATTTGTTTAGTTGGAAAGTCGAACATCTCGATTCCTACTTTTCCATCTGCTGGAATTCTCTTGCTTCCACAACATCCAACTGGAGTGGCTCACTAACATTACCTAATCTTTCAGCCTCCAGGGAGGCAGAGACATGTTCTCTCTCATCTGTAAGGAAGAACAGAAACACGGGGGCCTTGAAGCTGCAGGTCAAACTAAGGGATGACTCTGCAGAGCAGTCCTGGATCCCAGATCAGACTCTAGGGCAGTATAGCTCTATGCCAGGTTACGCATCCACGTTTCCTTCCATTGGAAGAGGAGAAAGGGGCGATGGTATGCAGTTGAGTCTCATCCCTATGTGAAACCAGGACATGGCCATATTGAGTACAGCATTAACCCCAGAGCTTAGCAGTTTCCTTCAGTTCCACATATTGGGTGCATTTTCTAAGCTGCCCGCATAGGGTTCGAAGTGAGAATAAAATTCGGTTGCCCAAGTGGCAGACGAGCTAAGTATCAGGCAAGAGTCCTTTCATTCACACATGTCCTGCTGGGAAGCATCTGGCATACACAGATCAGAGAAGTTCATCCAAGGAACCTGGCAGGTAGTTCCTGTTTGTTCTTCTGTTGGAAGCATCCCTTCCCCTAACCTGTCATGCTTCCCAGGGAAGGAGTGCACAACAGCCCTGAGAAAGAGAAACTTGTCTCTCAACAACCTGGAGTTGTTCTGTAGGTGTTTATccaatgacattttaaagaaatattttttaaagaaatggacAAGTGCCTAAGATGTTTCACTAGAAGATTTCATTACTTAGCTAATTATGAAATTATTAATTGTATATATACTATTTAATAAAACTCTTGTTTGTATGCTCTCATTTCCACATCCATTTTTCAGGTTAAAATAATCTGGATGGGGATTTTGATGCAGTAGCTGTAAAGCAGAATTTAGCCTGAATTCACAAGAGTAGAATAAATCATGATTTTCCTACTAGCCTCCTTTGAAAGCTTGGTTTAGCAGATTGTTCTAAAGAGAAAATTGCCTCTTGAAAATCACTGATTCCCATAGTTTACATacaggcaggagagcagctgaGGTTGGCTCACTGagcaaacagcaacagcaaactaACAAATGGAAACTTTCCTCATATTAGGAAATACAGCTATGTGTTTTTTCAGATGTAAGTCTACCCTAGGTATCACATGGcaacagggaaaggagatggtGGCTTTCATCTTGTAAGAAGATTTAATGTGGTATTCTTTAGATTTGAAAGAGCAGAGAGCCATTAAGGAAGACAGTTACCAAACACTGTAAGTTCAAGGTCTTTTCTTGCTTTGCCCAGTGATGGGAAAGGATTCAGCCAGGAAACTGTAGAGTGCATCAGAAGTTCTCCCATTGAGAGCTCTGTCACCTGTATTAAATTATAACAGTagataatataaataaataatataaatatacgCATCAGTGCTGCGATCCACATATGTAAAATGTTAATGAGTACACATCAATAACTGTAAGGAtctatgttttctgtatttactctATGTAcagagagaaaggcagagggaTCCGCACTATGGCAGGAGAAGTGTGAGtaatctcctttttaaaataggtAACAACTATAAAAAGTAATAGCCCCTAAGTTATGGAAGCTGGATAGAAGTTCTTGCTATTAATAACTTAGAAGAATATTAAGTTGATCTGATGATCTGTCACTTACATATAGCCAATTGTGAACTGGCTGATTTATTAGCTATATCTTTAATTTCTATAGAATAATTAGTATTAATGACACTGGCAGAATTAATGGAGATCTTGTAATCTGAGGCTGCTTTCTTCTGTGGGACACAACGTAACACTGTGAAGAATCTCCCAGGCTGTCAAGTTTTCTTTCCCCATAAATGATGGGAAACCGGGTAGCCAACGGGGGTGATTTGGCTTTTACTAGGAGGCACTTCTCATATCTGATCTTCACCTTTACGGATTTGATCTGCTTAGTAATCGGTTGATGTAAATAGCTAAGTTGAGACCTTGCTGCCCCAGTTCTGGGAGATGTGTGCACACAGTCTAAGTAATGGGTTTTGTTCTGACAAATACCCATGGATGCCTCAGCGTTGTAAGTGTAGAGAATGAGAATAGCAGACCTTAATGTGAAATCCCTCAAATTGCCATTTTCATTTGTACGGGTGAAAAAATATCTTAAGAACTCTAAGCATAAAATCTGAATGCCTTGGGGCATGGATAATCTCTGCAACACTTGAGAAGAGGAGGATTTTTTCCTACTGAGAATTACGTCTACTCCTGCTTGCAATTCCTGTCAGTCCAGAAAGCGGCTCTGGCAGCTGTCTGAAAATTTTACCGTAACCTACTGACAAAAAGAAACTTGACAGGCAGATGTGAAATGGAAGTCAAAATattaaaggagaaagaaggaatgcCAGCACAAATAAGTTCCCAAAATTACctcaggaagagagaaaacaccCAATGGCAAGCAGGATAATGCTTCAGGAGTGAATAAAACATGTTGTTCTTTCTCTTACCTCCTTCTCTGTTCCACTTTGGTCTGCAACCAGTTGGTCAAATACAGTGCCATAATCTTCATATATCTTCTGCATCTCATTGATATGACTTGCTACTTTTTCCATTGCCTTCAGCGCTTCTATAAGGTTTAAAAATTTCATAGACAGCTATGTAATTCAATTGTATCTTctaaagatgacattttttattGAATTCCACTTGAGGCAGGCAAAATGACGCAGTGTTCCCAAGGTTTGGTGAATAGAATTCTAGCTTCATATCAGTGCTTTCTCATAGCAATAGTAGAGGTATGCTTCCTGATCAGAGTAAGTAAAAAATGCTCGTCTAGTGTCTTAAGTGCCTGAAAAGGCTGCAATAAGCATTCCAGTGATGACCCCCCAAATATATGAATGTTCCTATCAACAGGACAGTAAACTCGGTTAGGTTTTACATCTTGTATATATAGGGCCACTAGGATCTCTACAGTAATCTACACCCATACTAGGGTAAGTCATCTGATGAGCCTTAATAGAAACAAATTGCATTTGGCTCACCACAGAATAGACAAAGAAAGACCGTGCTAGGTTGTACAAGTTCCTCATGGATTGTATCCATGAAATTAAATGCTGGTGGCCAggttttgtttacattttgttttctaggCAAGAATGACACTAGATTTCATTAGACTTTTGTGTTAATTCAGAAAGGAGTTGGAGAAGGGCACTTAGCTTCCCCAGTCCTGCCAGCTCTTAACATGCAGCCTTTTAGCAGTTTGGCATCCACCCTGACCTGCAAGTAAGTCACCCCCAGCTTGGTTGTAAGGGCAAGGGAACAGTATTAAGTCAGTAACAGCCTCATGACTTTTTGCTGACAGTGTATTTTGCCTGAATCTATTTTGTTAAACTGACAATCAATCCATAAAATAAATCTCTAAACTTTTATCCACCAGGTGCTGACAGACCTGAACTGGCATTTGCCAGGGTGAAGTCCCAAGCATGTGAGCCTAGAAAAGCAATCAACTCTAATATATATTAGACAGACAAGTCTTTCTACGTGGGAAGACTGCAAAGCATTGACACAGATCTCTTATATGCAAGCAAGAGTCACAGCCAAACCTCAAACAGCTAAAATTTCTTTCTGTGGCATTGTTAAACTTTGACACATGTAAGAACTGAGTAATAACCACAAGATGGAGCTTTGGTCAGTGTCTCCCAAGTGGGAAAAAACACTATGACCCAACATGCTCCTGTGCAAGAATTGAGGAGAAAGACCACCGTCCTATTTGTCATGGCAAATTCTCGGCATATCTACTTCTCCATGGGACTTGGACATACCAGGTAGGACTTCTTGCTAAAAGCATGAAAAAGCTACTTACTGTTTTTAAGGAGAGGGAGGAAATTCTCTCTAGGTTTTCATGAATTCTGTGACATCTACCAGAATGGCTACCTGCATCTTCAGCAAGGGCTGGAAATAAAACTTAACTCATATTCATTCCTGTAGAAGAACGGACGAAGTTACCTGTCAAATGATAGTGCTCCTCACTCTCATTATCTGTCAGAGACACCAGCTCTTTTAAAAGCAGAGGATATTTCAGCACTCTCTGAACAGGCTTTATGAGATATGACTCCAGTGTAGACGAGTGTTGCTTTGTGGGATTTCGAGCATCCAGAAAGGCCTTAAAGGCACTATCTGTTTTGGCTAGATGTAAATAAAAGAGTTGGTCAGTTGGACATGGAAGTCATAGAAGCTACGATAATTTGAAAGCATAGAGCTGCAACTTGTAACCAGCACCAAAAGCCTCACCCTTTTCAACAGATGGTTTACAAAGTAGTTTACACTATTCATTTCATAATGATTTCCTGCATTAAATAACATACGTAAGGGCTAATAGAGCAATTATATCAAGGTGACATTATTCCTCAATGTAATTTTTCCACTGCGCTACGGGCTTCTTCTGCATCAAATTAATAAAGTGATGGCAGAGGAATTAATTCCTAACTTATTCTGCcatttgttgcttctttttggaGCATGAACCGGATCTGCAGATGGCACAAACTTCTGGAAGATGCTTTTGTAGCTATTCAGGCTACTGCCTGGATATTACAAAAGGAATCTAACCCCTTCAGTTCTTGCCCTTGCTTTGTACCAGTATTCTCTGCAAGTCGATGGGATTTCTTACGGCAGTTCAGTGCAGTTTAAATACATGCAAATGAATTACAATAAGGAAGACAATAAATTACCTCTCTCGAGAACTTTCTGAACTTTGATATGGTTTGCACAGAAGCCACTGTACAGTTTAAAGTGGTCAGCATAATACAGAAAGGAGCCTCCAAGGGAAAACAGCAATTTCTGAAATCAACACAATCAAAATATTAATTCATTACTAGAATCCTAAATAAATGTTCAGGCACATAACACAGAGGCTCGATGGTGTGATTATTTGCTATCTTTCTATACATATCATgtaatttatatacatataaaatttatatagatatagatatataaaatcATGAATA encodes:
- the TIAM2 gene encoding rho guanine nucleotide exchange factor TIAM2 isoform X2, which encodes MEGQKDNQDPPPRPLARHLSDADRLRKVIQELMDTEKSYVKDLSCLFELYLEPLQNETFLTQDEMESLFGSLPEMLDFQKVFLETLEDGISSSSDFNTLETPSQFRKLLFSLGGSFLYYADHFKLYSGFCANHIKVQKVLERAKTDSAFKAFLDARNPTKQHSSTLESYLIKPVQRVLKYPLLLKELVSLTDNESEEHYHLTEALKAMEKVASHINEMQKIYEDYGTVFDQLVADQSGTEKEVTELSMGELLMHSTVSWLNPFPSLGKARKDLELTVFVFKRAVILVYKENYKLKKKMPTNVRAAHTYGDLDPFKFRWLIPLSALQVRLGNTAGTENSCIWELIHTKSELEGRPETIFQLCSSDCENKTNIVKVIRSILRENFRRHIKCELPLEKTCKDRFVPLKNRVPATAKLASTRSLKVLKNSSSSEWNGDPGKGTFQDSDECSLSSSTQSSSCHTTDSIQEPQNSSSDKHVQSCASDFSNVLVKESDILSDDDDDDDYRSLKKGSPTKDIEIQFKRLKISEEPSTDSEWDRAAENEEGDGFETGEHPKLVRGHFCPVKRKLNSTKRNRGTLMAMQERHQSLDSHCDAANLDLNSILEREFSVQSLTSVVNEDCFYEAVERHGKS
- the TIAM2 gene encoding rho guanine nucleotide exchange factor TIAM2 isoform X1: MCVAPDCLRCPAAVLKAEFPDFSNVPDVTSSLKRSSTDGTLDQVPHREKIGLPFRSAEQISVLCRNFQEVQASGMEGQKDNQDPPPRPLARHLSDADRLRKVIQELMDTEKSYVKDLSCLFELYLEPLQNETFLTQDEMESLFGSLPEMLDFQKVFLETLEDGISSSSDFNTLETPSQFRKLLFSLGGSFLYYADHFKLYSGFCANHIKVQKVLERAKTDSAFKAFLDARNPTKQHSSTLESYLIKPVQRVLKYPLLLKELVSLTDNESEEHYHLTEALKAMEKVASHINEMQKIYEDYGTVFDQLVADQSGTEKEVTELSMGELLMHSTVSWLNPFPSLGKARKDLELTVFVFKRAVILVYKENYKLKKKMPTNVRAAHTYGDLDPFKFRWLIPLSALQVRLGNTAGTENSCIWELIHTKSELEGRPETIFQLCSSDCENKTNIVKVIRSILRENFRRHIKCELPLEKTCKDRFVPLKNRVPATAKLASTRSLKVLKNSSSSEWNGDPGKGTFQDSDECSLSSSTQSSSCHTTDSIQEPQNSSSDKHVQSCASDFSNVLVKESDILSDDDDDDDYRSLKKGSPTKDIEIQFKRLKISEEPSTDSEWDRAAENEEGDGFETGEHPKLVRGHFCPVKRKLNSTKRNRGTLMAMQERHQSLDSHCDAANLDLNSILEREFSVQSLTSVVNEDCFYEAVERHGKS